A section of the Cydia splendana chromosome 1, ilCydSple1.2, whole genome shotgun sequence genome encodes:
- the LOC134793764 gene encoding transcription factor AP-4 encodes MSLHGNDVCLLEVEDYNLYEEEASNHAFARSEKHSVSGGRTMEAEKRIRREIANSNERRRMQSINAGFQALRTLLPRHEGEKLSKAAILQQTAEYIYSLEQEKTRLLSQNCQLKRLLNQHEGGEIPLKKRKSEIISHMAPTTIIPDSTDDSVTNSRSPEPVAVISIGGGKKDAEGAELRVQLERERRLRRLLEERLHAVEARLYPEPGQEPAPTEGADCKLEAEEVEAAVAVVAAVPGPAAEAPLLEAAIKAEPRVEVEVLPDAAPEAARLYQLASTSRQNLETIVEAIRHLEGDHLFGDAGDAPLALTKKPAVAVQAVPPQRPGVIVVKHS; translated from the exons AAGTGAAAAACATTCAGTGTCAGGTGGTAGGACGATGGAGGCGGAAAAACGCATTCGACGGGAGATTGCAAACAGCAATGAACGCAGACGCATGCAGAGTATCAACGCAGGCTTTCAGGCTCTGCGGACCCTCCTGCCCAGGCATGAAGGAGAAAAACTCAGCAAG GCCGCCATTTTACAACAAACCGCAGAGTATATCTACTCACTGGAACAGGAGAAGACCAGACTTCTGTCACAAAACTGCCAGCTGAAGCGGCTACTGAACCAACACGAGGGTGGCGAGATCCCTCTCAAGAAGAGAAAAAGCGAAATAATCTCCCACATGGCGCCCACCACGATCATCCCCGACTCCACCGACGACAGCGTCACCAACTCGCGGTCGCCCGAACCCGTCGCCGTCATCAGCATCGGCGGCGGCAAGAAGGACGCCGAGGGCGCCGAGCTGCGCGTGCAGCTGGAGCGCGAGCGGCGGCTGCGGCGGCTGCTGGAGGAGCGCCTGCACGCCGTCGAGGCGCGGCTTTACCCCGAGCCCGGCCAGGAGCCCGCGCCCACCGAGGGCGCCGACTGCAAGCTGGAGGCGGAGGAGGTGGAGGCGGCGGTGGCGGTGGTGGCGGCGGTGCCGGGGCCGGCCGCCGAGGCGCCGCTGCTGGAGGCGGCCATCAAGGCGGAGCCGCGCGTGGAGGTGGAGGTGCTGCCGGACGCCGCGCCCGAGGCGGCGCGCCTGTACCAGCTGGCCAGCACGTCGCGTCAGAACCTCGAGACCATCGTGGAGGCCATCCGCCACCTCGAGGGCGACCACCTGTTCGGCGACGCGGGCGACGCGCCGCTGGCGCTCACGAAGAAGCCGGCGGTGGCGGTGCAGGCGGTGCCGCCGCAGCGACCCGGCGTCATCGTGGTGAAGCACTCGTGA